In a single window of the Polynucleobacter sp. MWH-UH24A genome:
- a CDS encoding FimV family protein, whose protein sequence is MPWRCVLQTLFNWLVLAIVIFFMVPSSQAVTLGSPIILSKPKEALRAEIPVRTGAEDKPYMESLAIDPVAKTEYERLGISPRILDYKPSITLKRNQPDQFLIVVETESPIDADNDPFIDIILGLKWSNGGVAKTYSLMVGDVNKVTVRPGQSLSEIASQIRPQLGNADLDETLLALYKANPDAFIGGSIHRLRAGAQLNKPDASVLSSITPAQAKEFVQEANQAWREQRGESPQSTSPNKAVSQTPSAASGAGEDRLRIGPGSGDEAETRRYIEEIVAQEKALAQTKARVAELEKNIADLQKVLEARKAALNAGEQPLPKSGMDQWGPAVVGLGLTAITGLLLWWLARYSRRAESQPSETTVADAGSMASANPAAIPPNAAAILSSLDLNLSPTPAQHDADALRVKLNLAKAYITIEDFEAARKALEEILLVSSQVDPQITIAARGLMAEINQRNDH, encoded by the coding sequence ATGCCTTGGCGTTGCGTCCTGCAAACTCTCTTTAACTGGCTCGTACTGGCCATCGTGATCTTTTTCATGGTGCCAAGTTCACAAGCCGTAACGCTTGGCTCACCCATTATTTTGTCTAAGCCTAAAGAGGCTTTGCGGGCTGAGATTCCCGTTCGAACCGGGGCTGAGGATAAGCCTTACATGGAGTCATTAGCAATTGATCCGGTGGCTAAGACGGAATATGAACGCCTTGGTATTTCTCCTCGGATTTTGGATTACAAGCCATCGATTACCTTAAAGCGCAATCAGCCTGATCAATTTTTGATCGTGGTGGAGACGGAGAGCCCGATTGACGCTGATAACGACCCCTTTATTGACATCATCTTAGGGCTCAAGTGGAGTAATGGGGGTGTTGCCAAGACCTACAGCTTGATGGTCGGCGATGTTAACAAGGTTACCGTGCGCCCCGGCCAAAGTTTAAGTGAGATTGCTTCGCAAATCAGGCCTCAGCTGGGCAATGCTGATTTAGATGAGACCCTCCTTGCTTTGTATAAGGCCAATCCCGATGCATTCATTGGGGGGAGTATTCATCGTCTGCGAGCAGGCGCCCAGTTAAATAAACCGGATGCCAGCGTATTAAGTTCGATTACACCTGCACAGGCAAAAGAATTTGTACAAGAAGCAAATCAGGCTTGGCGAGAGCAGCGTGGTGAATCCCCTCAAAGCACGTCCCCAAATAAAGCGGTCAGTCAAACTCCTAGCGCAGCATCGGGAGCGGGAGAGGATCGCTTACGCATTGGTCCTGGCTCAGGCGATGAGGCCGAGACGCGACGCTATATCGAAGAGATCGTTGCTCAAGAAAAGGCCTTGGCACAAACGAAAGCTCGCGTTGCAGAGCTTGAGAAAAATATTGCCGACTTGCAAAAAGTCCTCGAGGCTCGCAAAGCGGCTTTGAACGCAGGTGAGCAGCCATTACCGAAGTCAGGCATGGATCAATGGGGCCCAGCAGTCGTAGGTCTTGGTTTAACTGCGATCACAGGCTTGCTGCTTTGGTGGCTGGCGCGCTACTCACGCCGTGCTGAATCACAACCTAGTGAAACCACGGTTGCCGATGCAGGCTCGATGGCATCTGCTAACCCTGCCGCAATTCCTCCCAATGCGGCCGCCATCTTGTCGAGCTTAGATTTAAATCTGAGCCCAACCCCTGCGCAGCACGATGCAGATGCCTTGCGGGTAAAGCTCAATTTAGCAAAGGCCTACATTACCATTGAGGATTTTGAGGCAGCTCGCAAAGCCTTAGAGGAAATTCTGCTGGTGAGCAGTCAGGTTGATCCGCAAATTACCATTGCCGCTCGTGGCCTGATGGCTGAGATCAATCAACGCAACGACCATTAA